A genomic stretch from Caloenas nicobarica isolate bCalNic1 chromosome 3, bCalNic1.hap1, whole genome shotgun sequence includes:
- the ENAH gene encoding protein enabled homolog isoform X4: MKVYKPPVVLQGRNGPKLDRLLSQLQEQQRQKELERERLDRERMERERLERERLERERLERERLEQEQLERERQERERQERLERERQEKERQDRERLERLERERQERERQEQLEREQLEWERERRISNAAPSFDNSPYSTPLPDYSSCQPPSAPPPSYAKAVSAPMSEATPEYAVVTSAPPTSTPPTPPLRHSASRFATSLGSAFHPVLPHYATVPRPLNKSSRPPSPVNAPATLPPNTKPVAWSAPSFAPLPPSPPVMISSPPGKATGPRPVLPASASNPVTQVSTSPMAPNGLPENLAYPVPPPSTSGPTPPPPPPPPPLPSFPPLSLSGPQASPSPNSPNASTPSSKPSVLPSPSAATPASVENSLNSVLGDSSASEPGLQAASQPVEPTTQQGVVQGPPAPPPPPPLPPGPAQSSVAAPPPPGPPPPPPLPPSGPPPPPPPPPPLPSQVPPVPPPPPAPPLPASGFSVGFVSEENRPLTGLAAALAGAKLRKVSRGEDSSSSSGGGGGGSASSKTDGGRGNGPLPLGGSGLMEEMSALLARRRRIAEKGSTEPEQKEDKTEESESSTSKVSSTSTPELTRKPWERTNTVNGSKSPVISRRESPWKNLLASENRFYDSLNRPKSTPTGQPSANGVQSEGLDYDRLKQDILDEMRKELTKLKEELIDAIRQELSKSNTA, encoded by the exons ATGAAGGTATACAAGCCACCCGTTGTCCTTCAGGGACGCAATGGACCAAAACTTGACCGACTCCTGTC ACAGTTGCAAGAGCAACAGAGGCAGAAGGAGCTGGAACGGGAGAGGCTGGATCGTGAACGAATGGAAcgggagaggctggagagagagaggctAGAAAGGGAAAGACTTGAAAGAGAGCGCCTAGAACAGGAGCAACTGGAGAGAGAACGACAAGAAAGGGAACGGCAAGAACGCCTAGAAAGGGAGagacaagagaaggaaaggcaggATCGAGAGAGACTTGAACGACTTGAAcgggaaaggcaagaaagagaaCGGCAAGAACAGTTGGAAAGGGAACAATTGGaatgggaaagagagagaagaatttCAAATGCTG CTCCATCTTTCGACAACTCCCCGTATAGCACTCCACTTCCCGACTACTCCAGTTGCCAGCCTCCTTCAGCACCTCCTCCATCATATGCAAAAGCGGTTTCGGCACCAATGTCGGAGGCCACACCGGAGTACGCTGTAGTGACTTCTGCACCACCGACTTCCACTCCCCCTACACCGCCTCTAAGGCACTCTGCATCGCGTTTTGCTACATCTTTAGGCTCAGCTTTCCACCCTGTTCTCCCCCATTACGCTACGGTTCCTCGTCCGCTGAACAAAAGTTCTCGGCCCCCTTCTCCTGTCAATGCCCCGGCGACTTTGCCTCCAAACACAAAGCCTGTGGCCTGGTCCGCGCCCAGTTTCGCCCCTCTTCCCCCGTCTCCTCCAGTAATGATAAGCAGTCCACCAGGCAAAGCTACTGGTCCGAGACCCGTCCTCCCAGCGTCGGCTTCCAATCCAGTGACCCAAGTGTCCACGTCTCCCATGGCTCCTAACGGGCTTCCTGAAAACCTGGCTTATCCGGTTCCTCCACCTTCTACCTCAGGTCCAACTCCGCCTCCGCCACCTCCTCCCCCCCCACTGCCTTCCTTTCCGCCTCTGTCACTCTCTGGACCTCAAGCTTCTCCTTCTCCCAACTCCCCGAATGCCTCAACTCCCTCATCCAAGCCTAGtgttctcccttctccctctgcagctACCCCTGCCTCTGTTGAGAACTCTCTaaactctgtgctgggagacTCCTCTGCTTCTGAGCCAGGCTTGCAGGCAGCCTCTCAGCCGGTTGAACCTACGACCCAGCAGG GTGTTGTCCAAGGACCACCTGCACCTCctcccccacctcccctgccccctGGCCCAGCTCAGTCTTCAGTAGCAGCCCCACCTCCTCCTggcccaccaccaccacctccactCCCGCCATCAGGGCCGCCGCCACCACCGCCGCCACCTCCTCCGCTTCCCAGCCAAGTCCCTCCTGTTCCCCCtccacctcctgctccccccctccccgcctcgGGATTTTCAGTGGGATTCGTGTCCGAAGAGAATCGCCCTTTAACTGGACTAGCAGCTGCGCTTGCTGGAGCCAAGCTTAGGAAAGTCTCACGG GGTGAAGACTCCTCCAGTtcaagtggaggaggaggaggaggctctgCTTCATCTAAAACAGACGGTGGCCGTGGAAATGGACCGcttcccttgggaggcagcggGTTGATGGAAGAAATGAGTGCCCTGCTGGCCAGGAG GAGAAGAATTGCTGAAAAGGGATCAACAGAACCAGagcagaaagaagataaaact GAAGAATCAGAGTCTTCAACTTCTAAGGTTTCTTCAACAAGCACACCTG AACTAACAAGAAAGCCTTGGGAACGAACAAATACAGTCAACGGAAGCAAGTCACCTGTTATCTCCAG ACGGGAATCTCCGTGGAAAAATCTGCTTGCATCTGAAAACAGGTTCTATGATTCATTAAACAG ACCAAAATCTACACCAACGGGGCAACCCAGTGCCAATGGAGTACAGTCAGAAGGTCTAGATTATGACAGATTGAAGCAG GACATTTTAGATGAAATGAGGAAGGAGTTAACGAAATTAAAGGAAGAACTCATTGATG ctaTCAGGCAGGAACTCAGCAAGTCGAATACTGCATAG